From the Acidilutibacter cellobiosedens genome, one window contains:
- the spoIIP gene encoding stage II sporulation protein P: protein MNTKRTRTDYILYAFFLMLIFFIGASIINNLFVISDNKSEEISPKTVKTSDLIIDLFSKSNSWFKYYLEKENKESSSIYEYVRGKYFNVSIDINNFVKSQFPALFSLANDKFTVSDNKGEDKSKSQEEKTNAETLEDLILIEDELEKEEGKLMEEDSSASVDVSKISKPSNINPIKVDKSKPYIVIYHTHGTEGYLPIKENQYHTTERKYNMLTIGDVMYETLNKDGYNTIHIDTYHDIPSYGQSYSRSLKTITSKLKEEPNLKVVFDVHRDGVSEDASYIDKAKSEAKVKVNGEDVATFSLVIGPDSPNVKEVTEFAKYIKNVSDKMYPGLCKGIIIKPTGRFNQFVTNYYALIEVGSNLNTIDEAKASSKLIAKIIGVVMSNIISE from the coding sequence ATGAATACCAAAAGGACAAGAACAGATTATATTCTCTATGCTTTTTTTCTTATGCTGATCTTTTTTATTGGGGCGAGTATAATCAATAATTTGTTTGTTATTTCAGATAACAAATCTGAGGAGATTTCTCCTAAAACTGTTAAAACATCTGATCTAATCATAGACCTTTTTTCGAAATCAAATTCATGGTTTAAATATTATTTGGAAAAAGAAAATAAGGAAAGTTCATCCATATATGAATATGTAAGGGGAAAATATTTTAATGTATCCATCGATATAAATAATTTTGTTAAATCTCAGTTTCCAGCACTGTTTTCTTTAGCAAATGATAAATTCACAGTATCCGACAACAAAGGGGAAGATAAAAGTAAAAGCCAGGAAGAAAAAACAAATGCGGAAACATTGGAAGATTTAATTCTCATAGAAGATGAACTGGAAAAAGAAGAAGGAAAACTGATGGAGGAAGACTCCAGTGCCAGTGTGGACGTAAGTAAGATTTCAAAGCCTTCTAACATTAATCCCATAAAAGTAGATAAAAGTAAGCCATACATAGTAATATATCATACTCATGGAACCGAAGGATATTTGCCAATAAAGGAAAATCAGTATCATACAACTGAAAGAAAATATAATATGCTTACTATAGGTGATGTGATGTACGAGACGTTGAATAAAGATGGGTATAATACTATACATATAGATACATACCATGATATTCCGTCTTACGGCCAGTCTTATTCCAGAAGTTTAAAGACCATTACTTCCAAATTGAAGGAAGAACCTAATCTCAAGGTGGTATTTGATGTTCATAGAGACGGAGTTTCTGAAGATGCCTCCTATATTGACAAGGCAAAATCCGAAGCCAAGGTAAAAGTTAATGGTGAAGATGTAGCGACTTTTTCTTTAGTTATAGGGCCTGATTCCCCTAACGTAAAAGAGGTCACGGAATTTGCAAAATATATAAAAAATGTTTCTGATAAAATGTATCCCGGATTATGTAAGGGAATAATAATAAAACCTACAGGAAGATTTAATCAGTTTGTAACGAATTATTACGCTCTAATAGAAGTGGGAAGCAATCTTAATACTATTGATGAAGCCAAGGCATCTTCCAAGCTAATAGCAAAGATAATAGGGGTTGTTATGTCCAACATTATATCGGAATAA
- the lepB gene encoding signal peptidase I, whose translation MEEERKNDKKSEAMEWIKSIVFAVVIALLIKSFVFNTTYVLGSSMYPTLYEKDRLFTDKVSLYFKSPRRGNIIVLKAPDVANKDYIKRVIGIAGDTVEIKDGKVYLNGKVLKENYILGDSYTLTYDKSKWEVPKGYVFVLGDNREQGASKDSRYFGCIPVDSIKGIANFRYFPFDDRFGKLN comes from the coding sequence ATGGAAGAAGAGAGGAAAAACGATAAAAAGAGTGAAGCCATGGAATGGATAAAAAGCATAGTTTTTGCAGTAGTTATAGCACTGCTTATAAAGTCTTTTGTTTTTAACACTACTTATGTGTTGGGAAGTTCTATGTATCCTACTTTATATGAAAAAGACAGATTATTTACCGATAAAGTCTCTCTGTATTTTAAATCTCCGAGAAGGGGAAATATTATAGTACTTAAAGCTCCGGATGTTGCAAATAAGGATTATATTAAAAGAGTAATCGGAATTGCAGGAGATACGGTTGAAATAAAGGATGGGAAAGTATATTTAAATGGTAAGGTCCTTAAAGAAAATTATATATTAGGAGATTCTTATACTCTTACTTATGATAAGAGTAAGTGGGAAGTGCCAAAAGGGTATGTATTTGTCTTAGGAGATAATAGAGAACAGGGAGCAAGTAAGGACAGCAGATATTTTGGATGTATTCCCGTCGATTCGATAAAGGGAATTGCTAACTTTAGATATTTTCCCTTTGATGATAGGTTCGGAAAATTAAATTAG
- the hemW gene encoding radical SAM family heme chaperone HemW has product MDDLALYVHIPFCLKKCNYCDFISFPNKFDYVEKYTDALVKEIRLYSSVGKKFKLNTVFIGGGTPSSINSIYIEKIMDGIYKYFDTNELKEVTIETNPKTLDKEKLVRYRESGINRISMGVQTLNDNLLKILGRIHNTEDFYKNYDLVRNLGFNNVNLDLMFGLPFQTLEDVIYTLKEVIKLEPTHLSFYGLIVEKGTKFYDLNNRGKLNLPDEDLERAMYHKGMEYLVSNGYEHYEISNFAKKGYECKHNLFYWELKPYIGLGIGAHSNIFGKRYWNFADIKEYISSLDNGSFPVSGEEVIDKDMEMAEYCILGLRLIRGIDKKNFLGRFGIDIKEIYGKIIERHVKGGLLYENENRIYLTKRGLDLSNIVEVDFLP; this is encoded by the coding sequence ATGGATGATTTAGCGTTATATGTACACATTCCCTTTTGTTTAAAGAAATGCAATTATTGTGATTTCATTTCTTTTCCCAATAAATTTGATTATGTTGAAAAATATACAGATGCTTTAGTAAAAGAAATTCGGCTTTATTCCTCTGTTGGCAAAAAGTTTAAGCTAAATACCGTATTTATCGGCGGAGGGACTCCTTCATCAATTAACAGTATATATATTGAAAAAATAATGGATGGCATATATAAATATTTTGATACAAATGAATTAAAGGAAGTTACGATAGAAACCAATCCTAAAACCCTTGATAAAGAAAAATTAGTAAGATATAGGGAATCGGGTATAAATAGGATAAGCATGGGAGTTCAGACTTTAAATGATAATTTGCTGAAAATATTAGGCAGAATTCATAATACAGAAGACTTTTATAAAAATTATGATTTAGTAAGGAATTTAGGTTTTAATAATGTGAATCTGGATTTAATGTTTGGATTGCCCTTTCAGACTTTAGAAGATGTCATATATACTCTGAAGGAAGTAATAAAATTAGAGCCCACTCATTTATCCTTTTACGGACTCATTGTTGAAAAGGGAACGAAATTTTATGATTTGAATAATAGGGGAAAGCTGAATTTGCCGGATGAAGATTTGGAAAGAGCAATGTACCATAAGGGAATGGAGTATCTTGTTTCCAATGGATATGAACACTATGAAATATCCAATTTCGCAAAAAAAGGGTATGAGTGTAAACATAATCTTTTTTATTGGGAATTAAAACCTTATATAGGACTTGGAATAGGAGCTCATTCCAATATTTTTGGAAAAAGATATTGGAATTTTGCTGATATTAAAGAATATATATCTTCTTTGGACAACGGAAGTTTTCCCGTGTCAGGAGAAGAGGTCATAGATAAAGATATGGAGATGGCTGAATATTGCATATTAGGGTTAAGGCTCATTAGAGGAATAGATAAAAAGAATTTTTTGGGCAGATTTGGAATTGATATAAAAGAAATATATGGGAAAATTATTGAAAGACACGTAAAAGGCGGATTATTATACGAAAATGAAAATAGAATTTATCTCACTAAGAGAGGATTGGATTTATCAAATATTGTAGAAGTAGATTTTCTTCCATAA
- the gpr gene encoding GPR endopeptidase: protein MFQFRTDLAVEDREFYREGKDGEVPGVEFKQYEKKNYSITKVKILNSQGEENMRKPKGNYITVEVPELKNSDDELKEEISFLISREIKSLFNINELTKTLIVGLGNWNVTPDALGPKVVEKIIVTRQYFVTYEKEKDEALSNVSAISPGVMGTTGIETGEIIKGIVEKTRPDLVIAIDALASRRMERVSTTIQISDTGINPGSGVGNMRIGLNKEYLGVPVIAIGVPTVVDAATMVNDTMNLIISSMKKEAKVGEEFYNLLENVSKEDKYSLIREVLEPYMPNVLVTPKEIDSLITNLSFVLSNGINLAVHHGLTFKDLNSYIS from the coding sequence GTGTTTCAATTCAGAACAGATTTAGCCGTAGAAGACAGAGAATTTTATAGAGAAGGCAAAGATGGAGAAGTGCCGGGAGTGGAATTTAAACAATACGAGAAGAAAAACTACAGCATAACAAAAGTAAAGATATTGAATTCTCAGGGAGAAGAGAACATGAGAAAACCTAAGGGCAATTATATAACTGTGGAAGTACCCGAACTTAAAAATTCTGATGATGAATTAAAGGAAGAAATCAGTTTTTTAATTTCGAGGGAAATAAAATCTCTTTTTAATATCAATGAATTGACTAAAACTTTAATTGTAGGTCTTGGAAATTGGAACGTAACTCCGGATGCTTTAGGGCCTAAAGTAGTTGAGAAGATAATAGTTACCAGGCAGTATTTTGTAACATATGAAAAGGAAAAGGACGAAGCACTCTCCAACGTATCGGCAATATCTCCCGGAGTTATGGGAACTACGGGAATAGAAACAGGTGAAATAATTAAAGGGATAGTTGAAAAAACAAGGCCTGATTTGGTAATAGCAATTGATGCCTTGGCCTCAAGAAGAATGGAAAGGGTCAGTACCACCATTCAAATATCCGATACCGGAATAAATCCCGGAAGCGGAGTAGGAAATATGAGAATAGGATTAAACAAGGAATATTTAGGTGTACCCGTCATAGCTATAGGAGTGCCGACAGTAGTAGATGCGGCCACTATGGTAAACGATACCATGAATCTGATTATTTCTTCCATGAAAAAGGAAGCAAAGGTGGGAGAAGAGTTTTATAATCTCCTTGAAAATGTTTCAAAGGAGGATAAATATAGTCTTATAAGGGAGGTATTAGAACCTTATATGCCAAATGTTTTGGTTACCCCAAAGGAAATAGATTCTTTAATCACTAATTTGTCCTTTGTTTTGTCTAACGGAATTAATTTGGCTGTTCATCATGGGTTGACCTTTAAGGATTTGAATTCATATATCAGTTAA
- the lepA gene encoding translation elongation factor 4, with amino-acid sequence MDRQKRIRNFSIIAHIDHGKSTLADRLIETTGLYTAREMHDQMLDSMDLERERGITIKLKAIRLIYKDKKGEEYILNLIDTPGHVDFNYEVSRSLAACEGAVLVVDATQGIEAQTLANVYLALDQDLDIIPVINKIDLPSARPEEVKKEVEDVIGLDCEEAPLISAKEGINIDKVLEQIVKNISPPKGDEDAPLKALIFDSYYDSYKGVVAYVRVFDGCIESGMNIKMMSTEKTFEVAEVGVTGSKHIPVEKLRAGDVGYVTASIKNVKDARVGDTITEVENPTLKPLPGYKKVVPMVYCGIYPSEGEDFNTIKDALEKLQVNDASLTFEPETSQALGYGFRCGFLGLLHMEIVQERLEREFNLGLIATAPSVIYKIKKSDGKMLTIQNPTNLPEPSEIEYMEEPIVDASIMTPDEYVGAIMELCQNRRGIFKNMEYIEQNRVVMHYEMPLNEVIYDFFDALKSRTKGYASLDYELKGYKESQLVKLDILINSELVDAFSIIVNEDKAYERARYIVERLKDVIPRHQFAIPIQAAIGSKIIARETVKALRKDVLAKCYGGDITRKKKLLEKQKEGKKRMRQIGSVEIPQEAFISVLKYDEKK; translated from the coding sequence ATGGATAGGCAAAAGAGAATAAGAAATTTTTCAATAATCGCACATATTGATCATGGAAAGTCCACTTTGGCAGATAGGCTTATTGAAACTACAGGACTTTATACTGCAAGGGAAATGCATGATCAAATGCTTGATAGCATGGATTTGGAAAGAGAAAGAGGAATTACAATAAAACTAAAAGCAATAAGACTTATTTATAAAGATAAAAAAGGAGAAGAATATATTCTTAATCTAATAGATACTCCGGGTCATGTGGATTTTAATTATGAGGTATCGAGAAGCCTTGCAGCCTGCGAAGGTGCCGTACTTGTAGTAGATGCAACTCAGGGAATCGAAGCTCAAACTTTGGCAAACGTATATTTGGCTTTAGACCAAGATTTAGATATTATTCCCGTTATAAATAAAATAGATTTGCCAAGTGCAAGGCCCGAAGAAGTTAAAAAGGAAGTGGAAGACGTGATAGGGCTGGATTGCGAAGAAGCCCCGCTGATTTCTGCGAAGGAAGGTATTAATATTGACAAGGTATTAGAACAAATAGTAAAAAATATTTCTCCTCCAAAGGGAGATGAAGATGCTCCTCTGAAAGCTCTTATATTCGATTCTTATTATGACAGCTATAAAGGAGTGGTCGCATATGTAAGAGTATTTGACGGATGCATAGAGTCGGGAATGAATATAAAAATGATGTCTACGGAAAAAACTTTTGAGGTAGCGGAAGTGGGAGTTACCGGTTCGAAACACATTCCTGTTGAAAAACTGAGAGCGGGAGATGTAGGATATGTAACGGCGAGTATTAAAAATGTGAAAGATGCAAGAGTAGGAGATACCATTACGGAAGTTGAAAATCCAACTTTAAAGCCCCTTCCGGGATACAAAAAAGTTGTGCCCATGGTTTATTGCGGGATTTATCCGTCGGAAGGAGAAGATTTCAATACGATAAAAGATGCCTTGGAAAAGCTTCAGGTCAACGATGCAAGCCTGACCTTTGAACCTGAGACTTCCCAAGCTTTAGGCTATGGTTTCAGATGTGGATTTTTAGGGCTTCTTCATATGGAAATAGTCCAAGAGAGGCTTGAGAGGGAATTTAATTTAGGGCTTATAGCTACAGCTCCGAGCGTTATATATAAAATTAAAAAGAGCGACGGAAAGATGTTGACTATCCAGAACCCCACTAATCTTCCCGAACCGTCGGAAATTGAATACATGGAAGAACCCATTGTAGATGCATCCATTATGACTCCCGACGAATATGTGGGAGCAATTATGGAATTGTGCCAGAACAGAAGAGGTATATTTAAAAATATGGAATATATAGAACAAAACAGAGTGGTTATGCATTATGAAATGCCTCTGAACGAAGTAATATATGATTTTTTCGATGCTCTAAAATCAAGAACAAAAGGATACGCTTCTCTTGATTATGAATTGAAAGGATATAAGGAGTCCCAACTGGTTAAATTGGATATATTAATAAATTCGGAACTGGTAGATGCCTTTTCTATTATCGTCAACGAAGATAAAGCATATGAGAGGGCAAGATATATTGTGGAGAGACTTAAAGACGTTATACCGAGGCATCAATTCGCCATACCGATTCAGGCAGCAATCGGTTCTAAAATAATCGCCAGGGAAACGGTAAAGGCTTTGAGAAAAGATGTTTTAGCTAAATGCTACGGAGGAGATATTACAAGGAAGAAAAAACTTCTTGAAAAGCAGAAGGAAGGCAAGAAAAGGATGAGACAAATAGGTTCGGTGGAAATACCTCAGGAGGCCTTTATATCTGTGCTAAAATATGATGAAAAAAAATAA
- a CDS encoding alanyl-tRNA editing protein: MTEKIFLENPYLSEIDARITEKKYLKNKFYLKLNRTIFYPNLAGGQPKDEGKINDIDVIDVFEEGGDIVHVIEKNINSDKVHLKIDLNLRFDYMQQHSGQHLLSAVFYKLYNGKTLGFHIGSEYSYIDIDISDFNEEEAKKVETFANKVIYSNLPIKTYEILKDDVSKIPVRQKPTVDSNIRIVEIDGFDFCPCCGTHCKATGEIGIVKIRKWEKQKRNIRIEFSCGFRALNDYSWKNSYINKISNILSTKDKDVLHKFEKLFTEYENLEKDNRDLREELLIYKAKNLLKESQLKNGVRIIKKIFIDTDFKEVSFISSYLKENENVLTLFTVINQEKCQFIFSRNKLIKVNMQRILKAIQNSIPEIKGGGNSQTVQGGSAPEKADEILDMAFDLIMEGI; this comes from the coding sequence ATGACTGAAAAAATATTTTTGGAAAATCCATATTTAAGTGAAATTGATGCAAGAATAACAGAGAAAAAATACTTAAAAAATAAATTTTATCTTAAGCTTAACAGGACAATTTTTTACCCGAATTTGGCGGGAGGACAACCTAAGGACGAAGGAAAAATAAATGATATAGACGTAATCGATGTATTTGAAGAGGGCGGAGATATAGTTCATGTCATAGAAAAAAATATTAATAGCGATAAAGTTCACCTGAAAATCGATCTGAATTTAAGGTTCGATTATATGCAACAACACTCCGGACAACATCTTCTTTCTGCGGTATTCTATAAATTATATAACGGAAAGACTTTAGGGTTTCATATAGGAAGTGAATATTCATATATTGATATAGATATTTCCGATTTCAATGAAGAAGAAGCAAAAAAAGTGGAGACCTTTGCTAATAAAGTCATATATTCTAATCTTCCCATAAAAACTTATGAAATTCTAAAGGATGATGTCAGCAAAATACCTGTAAGACAAAAGCCTACAGTTGATTCAAATATCAGAATTGTAGAAATAGACGGATTTGATTTTTGTCCTTGTTGCGGTACCCACTGTAAGGCCACCGGAGAAATAGGGATTGTCAAAATAAGAAAGTGGGAAAAGCAGAAAAGAAACATTCGGATAGAGTTCTCATGCGGATTTAGAGCATTAAACGATTATTCATGGAAAAACAGCTATATCAACAAAATTTCCAATATTTTGTCCACAAAGGATAAAGATGTCCTACACAAATTTGAAAAATTATTTACGGAATACGAAAATTTAGAAAAAGATAACAGGGATTTAAGGGAAGAACTCCTCATATATAAAGCGAAGAACTTGCTCAAAGAGAGCCAATTAAAAAATGGCGTAAGAATAATCAAAAAAATATTTATTGATACAGATTTTAAGGAGGTAAGTTTTATATCCTCTTATTTAAAGGAAAACGAAAATGTGCTGACGCTATTTACAGTTATAAATCAAGAAAAGTGTCAATTTATATTCAGCAGAAACAAATTGATTAAAGTAAATATGCAAAGAATTCTAAAAGCTATACAAAATAGTATTCCGGAAATTAAGGGAGGAGGAAACAGTCAGACCGTTCAGGGAGGATCTGCTCCTGAAAAAGCAGATGAAATTTTAGACATGGCATTTGACTTAATTATGGAAGGAATATGA
- a CDS encoding DNA internalization-related competence protein ComEC/Rec2, which produces MKRPFVFIAVSFACGIVFSYFFNLNFTTLKIIFGILILILLFFIKFDKRSLIIIFILLFIAGAFNTYNKLNSSYLLNYVGSQINIRGIIKEVTLSSDEKKRYILDTEEIRIKGQRHLIKERMSLNVVGKNELSPGDEIYFPCDLKEVKRNTNPKLFNYKLYMMTRGIYVTTTVRDYNLAETGKEKLNRMEYLSLKFKDKVEDTFQRTLSPSNGNLMKSILLGEYDYLKEDEILKYRELGLAHILAASGQHIGIISFIIIKILAYLGVERKINILITSFIVWMYGMFIGFPPSILRSLIMFSIILYSQMSFRRYDNINTLFFAMLVILGYNPLFLFDIGFQMSFIATLSLFVFTSAIRHKFYPFSRGLLSSLSAISAIQVGIIPVNSYYFNNISLVSILANFILLPLFSLILIGGFFLLIFSFINMNIAVYAGKLLEAVMNVQNCISDVLMEASPKPFKVFSPNVSEMIIYYFLLLSIFRIIRLDVFDFRIRKAIFFYSLILILFSSILDFTDKSMRVEFIDVGQGDSILLRTNNGNYLIDTGGNIFGDFDVGERVVLPYLVKEGIFNLSGVFITHFDEDHCKSLPLLMENMDIDKIYISHCPEDNKIFNDMSKKAAEKKIPLIELKGGDNIYIDDKIYINVISPKGDLSSRTDKENNFSLVFFLNYYNNKILFTGDIEKEVEELIIEDCTPADYLKVPHHGSMTSSTDEFIKKLSPKYAFICVGQNSYNHPHEVVLERYKELGTKLYRTDEMGLITLEMDRANVIIDYFLKDKMDLWECIIKYEREINFGIIYILLEFIFLKIYVSLEKELKYYEL; this is translated from the coding sequence ATGAAAAGACCATTTGTTTTTATTGCAGTTTCCTTCGCCTGCGGAATAGTATTTTCCTATTTTTTTAATCTTAACTTTACGACATTAAAAATAATATTTGGAATATTGATACTGATACTGCTCTTTTTTATAAAGTTTGATAAGAGGAGTTTAATTATTATTTTCATTTTATTATTTATTGCCGGAGCTTTTAATACATATAACAAGCTGAATAGCAGCTATTTATTAAATTATGTTGGTTCTCAGATAAATATAAGAGGAATTATAAAAGAAGTAACTTTAAGCTCTGATGAAAAAAAGCGATATATTTTAGATACTGAAGAAATAAGGATTAAAGGCCAAAGACATCTTATAAAAGAAAGAATGTCTTTAAACGTCGTCGGTAAAAATGAATTAAGTCCCGGAGATGAAATATATTTTCCATGTGACTTAAAGGAAGTAAAAAGAAATACAAATCCTAAATTATTTAATTATAAGCTTTATATGATGACGCGAGGCATATATGTTACAACTACCGTAAGAGATTATAACTTGGCTGAAACAGGTAAGGAAAAGCTCAACAGGATGGAATACCTATCTTTGAAATTTAAGGATAAAGTGGAAGATACATTCCAAAGAACCCTTTCCCCTTCTAATGGAAACTTAATGAAATCCATATTATTAGGAGAATATGATTATCTGAAGGAAGATGAAATTTTAAAGTACAGGGAATTGGGACTGGCTCATATTTTAGCTGCTTCCGGACAACATATAGGAATTATATCCTTTATAATAATTAAGATTCTTGCTTATTTGGGAGTTGAAAGAAAAATTAATATTTTAATTACGTCTTTTATTGTATGGATGTATGGCATGTTTATAGGGTTTCCTCCGTCCATATTAAGGTCCTTAATAATGTTTTCAATCATTTTGTATTCCCAGATGTCTTTCAGAAGATATGATAATATCAATACGTTGTTTTTTGCTATGCTTGTAATTCTTGGATATAATCCTTTATTCCTGTTTGATATAGGGTTTCAGATGTCATTTATCGCTACCTTATCCTTATTTGTTTTCACATCAGCCATAAGACATAAATTTTACCCTTTCAGCAGAGGGTTGTTATCTTCTTTATCCGCCATTTCAGCAATTCAGGTAGGCATTATCCCCGTTAACTCATATTATTTCAACAATATATCTCTTGTCAGTATCCTTGCAAATTTTATATTACTACCACTGTTTTCACTTATATTAATAGGAGGATTTTTTCTTCTCATTTTTTCTTTCATTAATATGAATATCGCCGTTTACGCAGGGAAGTTACTTGAAGCAGTGATGAATGTTCAAAACTGTATTTCAGATGTTTTGATGGAAGCTTCTCCAAAGCCCTTTAAAGTTTTTTCCCCGAATGTATCGGAGATGATAATATATTATTTTTTATTATTAAGTATTTTTAGGATAATAAGATTAGATGTCTTTGATTTCAGAATAAGAAAGGCAATCTTCTTTTATTCCCTAATTTTAATATTATTTTCTTCTATTCTTGATTTTACAGATAAAAGTATGAGAGTGGAGTTTATAGATGTGGGACAGGGAGATTCCATATTGTTGCGAACAAATAACGGAAATTACTTAATTGACACGGGAGGAAATATCTTTGGGGATTTTGATGTGGGAGAAAGAGTAGTCCTTCCATACCTTGTTAAAGAGGGAATATTTAATTTGTCAGGGGTATTTATTACTCATTTTGACGAGGATCATTGCAAAAGCCTTCCTCTTCTTATGGAAAATATGGACATAGATAAAATTTATATAAGCCATTGTCCGGAGGATAATAAGATATTTAATGATATGAGCAAAAAGGCGGCAGAAAAAAAGATTCCTCTTATAGAGCTTAAGGGAGGAGACAATATTTATATAGATGATAAAATTTATATAAATGTTATCAGCCCTAAAGGGGATTTAAGCAGCAGAACGGATAAGGAAAATAATTTTTCTTTGGTGTTTTTCTTAAATTATTATAATAACAAGATTCTTTTTACGGGTGATATTGAAAAAGAAGTAGAGGAGCTTATAATCGAAGACTGTACTCCTGCAGATTATTTAAAGGTCCCTCATCATGGAAGCATGACTTCCTCTACAGACGAATTTATTAAAAAATTAAGTCCCAAATATGCTTTTATATGCGTAGGGCAGAATTCATACAATCACCCCCATGAGGTAGTATTGGAAAGGTATAAAGAACTGGGAACGAAACTGTACAGAACTGATGAAATGGGACTTATAACTTTAGAAATGGATAGAGCAAATGTAATCATAGATTATTTTTTGAAAGATAAAATGGATCTATGGGAATGTATAATAAAATACGAAAGGGAAATTAATTTTGGTATAATATATATATTATTGGAGTTTATATTCTTAAAGATTTATGTTTCTTTGGAAAAGGAGTTAAAATATTATGAATTATGA
- the holA gene encoding DNA polymerase III subunit delta, giving the protein MNYEELMTDIKSRKLKRSYIFYGEEEYLMDYSLKLLKKEFVDKDLESLNYVVIEGKEADFDMIFNACETLPFMSEKKIVVVKDLNIFSRKKSDEGRTVKNSSFAELGDYIQTLDNYVCLIFIEKQSGVDNSLTLVKKIKKVGDSVNFSRLKGKILNDFVKKVFEEYGKVIDLSNIRYFIDSSSYFGMNTDKNLYDLKNEIGKISEYAGNKKKILKEDIDVIMSRTLENNIFKLLDNIAQKNTDDSLRLLNEMYLAGEPILRILYMIIRQIRFMLMYKLSKKMGYDNKKTLEKLNIKEREFENIRKKSENFSEEQLKKALNFCADGDRNIKTGIMEEKLALEMLVVQLCVYNQ; this is encoded by the coding sequence ATGAATTATGAAGAGTTGATGACGGATATTAAAAGCAGGAAATTAAAAAGGTCATATATATTTTATGGGGAAGAAGAATATTTGATGGACTATTCCCTGAAATTGCTGAAAAAAGAGTTTGTTGATAAAGACTTGGAATCATTGAATTATGTTGTTATCGAAGGGAAGGAAGCGGATTTTGATATGATATTTAATGCCTGCGAGACCCTTCCATTTATGTCGGAAAAGAAGATTGTGGTAGTTAAGGATTTGAATATTTTTTCACGAAAAAAATCGGATGAGGGTAGAACCGTTAAAAATAGTTCCTTTGCGGAATTAGGAGATTATATTCAAACTTTGGACAATTATGTATGTTTAATATTCATAGAAAAACAAAGTGGAGTTGATAATTCGTTAACTTTGGTAAAAAAAATAAAAAAAGTTGGAGATTCGGTTAACTTCTCACGATTGAAAGGAAAGATTCTCAACGATTTCGTAAAAAAAGTTTTTGAAGAATATGGCAAGGTTATTGATTTATCGAATATCAGATATTTTATAGATTCATCTTCATATTTTGGAATGAATACGGACAAAAATTTATACGATTTAAAAAATGAAATTGGAAAGATATCAGAATATGCCGGGAATAAAAAGAAAATTTTAAAGGAAGATATCGATGTAATAATGAGCAGGACTTTAGAAAACAATATATTTAAGCTTCTTGACAATATTGCTCAAAAAAACACGGATGATTCTCTGAGACTTCTCAATGAAATGTATCTTGCCGGGGAGCCGATACTTAGAATTCTTTATATGATTATAAGACAAATAAGGTTTATGCTTATGTATAAATTGTCGAAGAAAATGGGATATGATAATAAAAAGACTTTGGAAAAGCTTAATATAAAGGAGAGAGAATTTGAAAATATCAGAAAAAAAAGTGAGAATTTTTCTGAAGAACAGCTAAAAAAAGCATTAAATTTTTGTGCTGACGGAGACAGAAACATAAAAACAGGAATAATGGAAGAAAAATTGGCGTTGGAAATGCTGGTAGTTCAATTATGTGTTTATAATCAATAA
- the rpsT gene encoding 30S ribosomal protein S20: MANIKSAIKRIKVTKNKTAINKSRKSEIKTYIKKFDKALNDNNIEEARVLLKLIDKKLKRAAIKNTIHKNAASRKVSRLSRRLNEKVNEAV, translated from the coding sequence TTGGCAAATATTAAGTCCGCAATCAAAAGAATAAAGGTCACTAAAAATAAAACAGCTATAAATAAAAGCAGAAAATCCGAAATTAAAACATATATCAAAAAATTTGATAAAGCTCTTAATGATAATAACATAGAAGAAGCAAGAGTATTACTTAAACTTATAGATAAAAAGTTAAAGAGAGCAGCTATAAAAAACACTATTCATAAGAATGCTGCATCAAGAAAAGTCAGCAGATTAAGCAGAAGATTAAATGAGAAAGTAAATGAAGCAGTGTAA